The following coding sequences lie in one Microtus ochrogaster isolate Prairie Vole_2 chromosome 6, MicOch1.0, whole genome shotgun sequence genomic window:
- the Tsn gene encoding translin: MSVSEIFVELQGFLAAEQDIREEIRKVVQSLEQTAREILTLLQGVHQGTGFQDIPKRCLKAREHFGTVKTHLTSLKTKFPAEQYYRFHEHWRFVLQRLVFLAAFVVYLETETLVTREAVTEILGIEPDREKGFHLDVEDYLSGVLILASELSRLSVNSVTAGDYSRPLHISTFINELDSGFRLLNLKNDSLRKRYDGLKYDVKKVEEVVYDLSIRGFNKEAAAAGGEK; this comes from the exons ATGTCTGTGAGCGAGATCTTCGTGGAGCTGCAGGGCTTTTTGGCTGCCGAGCAGGACATCCGAGAG GAAATTCGAAAAGTTGTACAGAGTTTAGAACAAACTGCTCGAGAGATTTTGACTCTGCTTCAAGGGGTCCATCAGGGCACAGGGTTTCAGGACA TTCCAAAGAGGTGCTTGAAAGCGCGAGAACATTTTGGTACGGTGAAGACGCATCTGACGTCTCTGAAGACCAAGTTCCCCGCTGAGCAGTACTACAG GTTTCACGAGCACTGGCGGTTTGTGCTCCAGCGCCTTGTCTTCCTGGCGGCCTTCGTAGTGTATTTGGAAACAGAGACCCTGGTGACTCGAGAGGCGGTTACGGAGATTCTTGGCA TTGAACCAGATCGGGAAAAAGGATTTCATTTGGATGTGGAAGATTATCTCTCAGGAGTTTTAATTCTTGCCAGTGAGCTG TCGCGGCTGTCTGTCAACAGTGTGACGGCCGGGGACTACTCTCGGCCCCTTCACATCTCGACTTTCATCAACGAGCTGGATTCAGGCTTCCGCCTTCTCAACCTGAAAAACGACTCGCTGAGGAAGCGGTACGATGGCCTGAAGTACGACGTGAAGAAAGTAGAGGAGGTGGTCTATGACCTTTCCATTCGTGGCTTTAATAAGGAGGCGGCGGCGGCTGGTGGTGAAAAATAG